From the Halalkalicoccus sp. CGA53 genome, one window contains:
- a CDS encoding DUF433 domain-containing protein: MGGQPRLDGHRISVLQVSEWVHEDGMDPENVATEFDLELADVYRALTYYYDNIEEMTEWRERRTARIKESREQGPSPDSFSETV, encoded by the coding sequence ATGGGGGGACAGCCACGGCTCGACGGCCACCGGATCAGCGTCCTTCAGGTCTCCGAGTGGGTTCACGAAGATGGAATGGACCCGGAGAACGTCGCGACGGAGTTCGATCTCGAACTCGCCGACGTCTATCGCGCGCTCACGTACTACTACGACAACATCGAGGAGATGACCGAGTGGCGCGAACGACGGACCGCCCGGATCAAGGAGAGTCGCGAGCAGGGGCCGTCGCCGGATTCGTTCTCCGAAACGGTATGA
- a CDS encoding acetoacetate decarboxylase family protein — protein MDGTDSGPGDGDSIALSTGQTVDLPLSTEATITGAVFSADREGVVDLLPDDLVPVRTAPGRAAVTFLCVEYHRVGRRGEIEPYDEFGVLVPAVPEGVGLLPSPSAFLHEIGGYVWYLPVTSESARALGIEPWGYPKEVAEITHERSGSRRRTTVDVGDERLVTIEIDRPRTLPRRESVASYTVREGLLLRERLTLSGEVGVWPLGGAARFSLGDHPRADRLRALNLGRRALLRVAAEGEFVIHAGRPLSAGDRG, from the coding sequence ATGGACGGAACCGATTCCGGGCCAGGAGACGGCGATTCGATCGCTCTCTCGACCGGACAGACGGTCGACTTGCCGCTCTCGACCGAGGCGACGATCACGGGCGCGGTCTTCTCGGCCGATCGGGAGGGAGTCGTGGACCTGCTCCCGGACGACCTCGTTCCGGTTCGGACGGCACCCGGTCGCGCCGCGGTGACGTTCCTCTGCGTCGAGTACCACCGGGTCGGTCGACGTGGGGAGATCGAACCTTACGACGAGTTCGGCGTCCTCGTTCCGGCGGTTCCCGAGGGAGTCGGACTCCTCCCCTCACCGTCGGCGTTCCTCCACGAGATCGGTGGCTACGTCTGGTACCTCCCGGTGACCTCGGAGTCGGCGCGGGCGCTCGGGATCGAGCCATGGGGCTACCCGAAGGAGGTCGCCGAGATCACCCACGAACGGAGCGGGAGTCGACGTCGGACGACCGTCGACGTGGGAGACGAGCGTCTCGTCACGATCGAGATCGACCGCCCGAGGACCCTGCCGCGACGCGAGTCCGTGGCGAGCTACACCGTGAGAGAGGGTCTTTTGCTACGAGAGCGACTCACGCTCTCGGGTGAGGTAGGTGTCTGGCCGCTCGGCGGGGCGGCTCGGTTCTCGCTCGGCGACCATCCCCGTGCCGACCGCCTTCGAGCGCTGAACCTCGGGCGGCGGGCGCTCCTGCGCGTCGCCGCCGAGGGCGAGTTCGTGATCCACGCCGGTCGACCGCTGTCGGCCGGTGACCGGGGCTGA
- a CDS encoding SLC13 family permease: protein MPPVTTGMVVVFAIIVLALVLFVVEPVPIDIIAIGLIVALVVFEPWTGITPADGLSGFSSTATITVLAMFVLSEGVRQTGVVKLIGDRIVGVTGDSPRKQLAAIVGLSGSTAGFINNTPVVAIMIPMATDIARRTGTSPSRLLMPLSFASMMGGMLTLIGTSTNILASDVSARLLDRPFSMFEFTLLGFVVLVVGSVYLLVVAPYLIPERIKAEEELTEEFAMTEYLTEVVVRGDSPLVGRTVEEALGELDMDLDIVQVIRHGEPFIEPLARKEVQEGDVLMVRTGRDVLIRLLARPGLDLLPTTMHDEDLETGGEETARQLAEVVVTPDASIVGATLDEINFGDRYDATVLAIRRGGAIRRERMGQRPLRGGDTLLLQATEDTVTRLDRRREFVVVEALTRTQYRTGKLPIAIGIIAGVVAVAALDIYPIVISALAGIVAMVATGCVRPSEVYDAVDWNVIFLLAGVIPLGIALEGTGGAALIAAGVVQSAELFSPIVVLGIFYLVTALLTNVISNNASVVLMIPVAVDAAAQIDANAFAFVLAVTFAASTAFMTPVGYQTNLMVYAPGGYTFADFFRVGAPLQLLLAVVTTLGIAFFWGL from the coding sequence ATGCCCCCCGTGACGACAGGGATGGTCGTCGTCTTCGCGATCATCGTCCTCGCGCTCGTACTGTTCGTCGTCGAGCCGGTGCCGATAGACATCATCGCGATCGGGCTGATCGTCGCGCTAGTGGTCTTCGAGCCCTGGACGGGGATCACGCCCGCCGACGGCCTCTCGGGTTTCTCGAGCACCGCGACGATCACGGTGCTCGCGATGTTCGTCCTGAGCGAGGGGGTGCGCCAGACGGGGGTAGTGAAACTCATCGGCGACCGGATCGTCGGGGTCACCGGAGACAGCCCGAGAAAGCAGCTCGCGGCGATCGTCGGCCTCTCGGGAAGCACCGCGGGGTTCATCAACAACACCCCGGTCGTCGCGATCATGATCCCGATGGCGACGGACATCGCCCGGCGGACGGGCACGTCCCCCTCGAGACTGCTGATGCCGCTCTCGTTCGCCTCGATGATGGGCGGGATGCTCACGCTGATCGGCACCTCGACGAACATCCTCGCGAGCGACGTCTCCGCGCGCCTGCTCGACCGCCCGTTCTCGATGTTCGAGTTCACCCTCCTGGGGTTCGTCGTGCTCGTCGTCGGGAGCGTCTACCTGCTCGTCGTCGCCCCCTACCTGATCCCCGAGCGGATCAAGGCCGAGGAGGAGCTCACCGAGGAGTTCGCGATGACCGAGTACCTCACCGAGGTGGTCGTCCGGGGTGACTCGCCGCTGGTCGGACGCACGGTCGAGGAAGCTCTCGGGGAACTCGACATGGACCTCGACATCGTGCAGGTGATCCGCCACGGCGAGCCGTTCATCGAGCCCCTGGCACGAAAAGAGGTCCAGGAGGGCGACGTGCTGATGGTCAGAACGGGGAGGGACGTCCTGATACGCCTGCTCGCCCGGCCGGGTCTCGACCTGCTCCCGACGACGATGCACGACGAGGACTTAGAGACCGGTGGCGAGGAGACCGCCCGCCAGCTCGCGGAGGTCGTGGTCACGCCCGACGCCTCCATCGTCGGGGCGACGCTCGACGAGATCAACTTCGGCGACCGTTACGACGCGACCGTGCTCGCGATCCGCCGCGGCGGCGCGATCCGCCGCGAGCGGATGGGCCAGCGCCCGCTGCGCGGCGGCGACACGCTCCTCTTGCAGGCGACCGAGGACACCGTCACCCGGCTGGACCGCCGCCGCGAGTTCGTCGTCGTCGAGGCGCTCACCCGGACCCAGTACCGGACCGGAAAGCTCCCGATCGCGATCGGGATCATCGCGGGCGTCGTCGCCGTCGCCGCCCTCGACATCTACCCGATCGTCATCAGCGCGCTCGCGGGGATCGTCGCGATGGTCGCGACCGGCTGCGTGCGCCCCTCGGAGGTCTACGACGCCGTCGACTGGAACGTCATCTTCCTCCTCGCAGGCGTGATCCCGCTCGGGATCGCCCTGGAGGGGACCGGCGGCGCGGCGCTGATCGCCGCGGGCGTCGTCCAGAGCGCCGAACTGTTCTCCCCGATCGTCGTGCTGGGGATCTTCTACCTCGTGACGGCGCTGCTCACCAACGTCATCAGCAACAACGCGAGCGTCGTGCTCATGATCCCGGTCGCCGTCGACGCGGCCGCACAGATCGACGCCAACGCCTTCGCGTTCGTGCTCGCGGTCACCTTCGCCGCCTCGACCGCGTTCATGACGCCCGTCGGTTACCAGACGAACCTGATGGTCTACGCCCCCGGCGGCTACACGTTCGCCGACTTCTTCCGCGTCGGTGCGCCGCTCCAGCTGCTGCTCGCGGTCGTCACCACCCTCGGGATCGCCTTCTTCTGGGGGCTCTAG
- a CDS encoding class I SAM-dependent methyltransferase yields the protein MERDQRGKSVRETYDRIAAHFAKTREYAWPEVESFVRDRGSEAPGSRALDLGCGNGRHAELLCEHGFEVTGIDVSEGLLGEAKERGRERGFASGVEWVQADAAALPIRSGVVDLGLYVATLHHLAPRDVRVASLSELARVLGSEGRALVSAWSTDHDRFDASEGFDTTVDWTLPGGETVTRYYHIYDPGEFETDLAESELSVIESEVSSGNCYAVVRGEE from the coding sequence ATGGAGCGCGATCAGCGTGGGAAGTCGGTCCGCGAGACGTACGACCGGATCGCCGCGCACTTCGCGAAGACCCGGGAGTACGCCTGGCCCGAGGTCGAGTCGTTCGTCCGCGATCGGGGGAGCGAGGCGCCGGGATCCCGCGCGCTGGACCTCGGCTGTGGGAACGGGAGACACGCCGAACTCCTCTGCGAGCACGGCTTCGAGGTGACGGGAATCGACGTGAGCGAGGGGTTGCTGGGGGAGGCGAAAGAGAGGGGGAGAGAGCGAGGGTTCGCGAGCGGTGTGGAGTGGGTGCAGGCCGACGCCGCGGCGCTCCCGATCCGTTCCGGGGTCGTCGACCTGGGACTCTACGTGGCCACGCTGCACCACCTCGCTCCCCGCGACGTGCGCGTGGCGAGCCTCTCGGAGCTCGCCAGGGTGCTCGGGTCGGAAGGGAGAGCGCTCGTGAGCGCGTGGAGCACCGACCACGACCGGTTCGACGCGAGCGAGGGGTTCGACACGACCGTCGACTGGACGCTTCCCGGCGGCGAGACGGTCACCCGCTACTACCACATCTACGATCCCGGGGAGTTCGAGACCGACCTCGCAGAGAGTGAGCTCTCGGTGATCGAGAGCGAGGTCTCGAGCGGGAACTGTTACGCTGTCGTACGCGGAGAGGAGTAG
- a CDS encoding universal stress protein, with protein MTDRILVGLDDSEPAAKALEFALSTFPAGEVIALHVIEPFRFRELGGGYEWLNSPEAFERARERAERLFRDARERTTHLGATFETAVATGRPHRAIVDYATDHDVDHVVVGSHGRTGASRVLLGSVAERVVRRSPAPVTVVR; from the coding sequence ATGACCGACCGTATCCTCGTCGGACTCGACGACTCGGAGCCGGCGGCGAAGGCGCTTGAGTTCGCGCTCTCGACCTTCCCGGCGGGGGAGGTGATCGCGCTGCACGTGATCGAGCCGTTTCGGTTCCGTGAACTCGGCGGGGGCTACGAGTGGCTCAACTCGCCGGAGGCGTTCGAGCGCGCCCGCGAGCGGGCCGAACGGCTGTTCCGGGACGCGAGGGAGCGAACGACCCACCTCGGGGCGACGTTCGAGACCGCGGTCGCGACCGGCAGACCCCACAGGGCGATCGTCGACTACGCGACCGACCACGACGTCGACCACGTCGTAGTGGGGAGCCACGGGCGCACCGGCGCCTCCCGTGTCCTCCTCGGGAGCGTCGCCGAACGCGTGGTCCGGCGGTCGCCGGCGCCGGTGACGGTCGTTCGCTGA
- a CDS encoding MATE family efflux transporter, producing the protein MSRLPNPFRLFVLWIGLALSRLGLIDPERARRTTDLAWPRIVTGIARMSKNAVDVAMVGVAVGISATAGVGLAGPFYGLAFSVGGGVAGGTIALVSQRYGADAYEELGVAVRSSTLLVVLLTLPITAVFWTFPEQLISLLNDNPVVVDQGATYLKIVGLGVPFAGLNLIGSRVLVGCNDAYIAMVVRGGGALANIVINAVLIFGLGFGVAGAAAGTVLANVAVTATFALGLAYGRFPGIGAFPVRIDPFGTYVDGETIRALVTIGLPVLGRNTVWTVAEFPMLFILGIFGEEVLAAFVIARRIWGVMNTPGWGFGLAASSLVGQELGVGRETSAERYGREIVRFAVAIYLVSALVIFVFSEPIVGLFVGESGEASIPIAVSLVHAACIAVVFQGVAGGASGALDASGDTRWPFYSQFLGMFVVAIPLAYVGATTSLGLWGLYLAFVAETSVPAAINYWRFHTGKWKAISRTYRPGTPADD; encoded by the coding sequence GTGTCACGCCTCCCGAACCCCTTCCGGCTCTTCGTCCTGTGGATCGGTCTCGCGCTCTCGCGGTTGGGCCTCATCGATCCCGAGCGGGCGCGCCGGACGACGGACCTGGCGTGGCCACGCATCGTCACCGGCATCGCCCGAATGTCGAAGAACGCGGTCGACGTCGCCATGGTCGGCGTCGCCGTCGGCATCAGCGCGACGGCCGGGGTCGGCCTCGCCGGGCCGTTCTACGGGCTGGCGTTCTCCGTCGGCGGCGGGGTCGCCGGCGGCACCATCGCGCTCGTCAGCCAGCGCTACGGCGCCGACGCCTACGAGGAGCTCGGCGTCGCCGTCCGGTCGAGCACCCTCCTCGTGGTCCTCCTCACCCTCCCGATCACTGCCGTCTTCTGGACGTTCCCTGAACAACTCATCTCGCTGCTCAACGACAACCCCGTCGTAGTAGACCAGGGAGCGACCTACCTCAAGATCGTCGGCCTCGGCGTCCCGTTCGCGGGACTGAACCTGATCGGGAGCCGGGTGCTCGTCGGCTGTAACGACGCCTACATCGCGATGGTCGTCAGGGGAGGCGGCGCACTCGCGAACATCGTGATCAACGCGGTGCTCATCTTCGGACTCGGCTTCGGCGTCGCGGGCGCGGCGGCCGGGACCGTCCTCGCGAACGTCGCGGTGACCGCGACGTTCGCGCTCGGCCTCGCCTACGGTCGGTTCCCCGGGATCGGAGCGTTCCCCGTCAGGATCGACCCGTTCGGCACCTACGTCGACGGGGAGACGATCCGCGCGCTCGTGACGATCGGCCTGCCGGTGCTGGGGCGCAACACCGTCTGGACGGTCGCGGAGTTCCCGATGCTGTTCATCCTGGGGATCTTCGGCGAGGAGGTGCTCGCCGCGTTCGTCATCGCCCGGCGGATCTGGGGGGTCATGAACACGCCCGGCTGGGGCTTCGGCCTCGCCGCCTCGAGCCTCGTCGGCCAGGAACTCGGCGTCGGCCGCGAGACGAGTGCGGAGCGCTACGGACGCGAGATCGTCCGGTTCGCGGTGGCGATCTACCTCGTCTCCGCGCTCGTGATCTTCGTCTTCTCCGAGCCGATCGTCGGCCTGTTCGTCGGCGAGTCCGGCGAGGCGTCGATCCCGATCGCCGTCTCGCTCGTCCACGCGGCCTGCATCGCCGTCGTCTTCCAGGGCGTCGCGGGGGGTGCCTCGGGGGCGCTCGACGCGAGCGGCGACACCCGCTGGCCCTTCTACAGCCAGTTCCTCGGGATGTTCGTCGTCGCGATACCGCTCGCCTACGTCGGTGCGACGACCTCGCTCGGGCTGTGGGGGCTCTACCTCGCGTTCGTCGCCGAGACGAGCGTCCCCGCGGCGATCAACTACTGGCGCTTTCACACCGGGAAGTGGAAGGCGATCAGCCGGACCTACCGTCCCGGAACACCCGCCGACGATTAG
- a CDS encoding DUF5615 family PIN-like protein codes for MRLLCDENVKRSVFELLRQEGYDVERVQGRLELGFEAERSSRTAGKRIASC; via the coding sequence ATGAGGCTACTCTGCGACGAGAACGTCAAGCGGTCGGTGTTCGAACTCCTCCGCCAGGAGGGGTACGACGTCGAACGCGTTCAGGGCCGACTCGAACTCGGGTTCGAAGCGGAGAGATCGTCTCGTACTGCCGGGAAGCGGATCGCCTCCTGCTGA
- a CDS encoding DUF998 domain-containing protein translates to MVDPRRTTAYCGFLAPTIGIASVLLATLLAPPETFTWSERALSDLGRLGAETFWLFNGGLLVAALLALPFTWRLVVDARNTLERVGGLCFGLSAVGMGLVGVFFLDHTAVYLDTDLHAPAALLLFGMAPVTTALYGAGSYLAGDHRWGGFSVVLGLLHVLTWAVWIGYVTRVATAPTSWFALQEMIVVALFALWTVLAARRSLGTYSSPRTTA, encoded by the coding sequence ATGGTCGATCCGAGACGCACGACGGCGTACTGTGGATTTCTCGCCCCGACGATCGGCATCGCCTCGGTCCTCCTCGCCACCCTGCTCGCCCCACCCGAGACGTTCACGTGGAGCGAGCGGGCGCTCTCGGATCTCGGACGGCTCGGCGCGGAGACGTTCTGGCTGTTCAACGGCGGCCTGCTCGTCGCCGCTCTCCTCGCGCTCCCGTTCACCTGGCGGCTCGTCGTCGACGCGCGGAACACGCTCGAACGCGTCGGTGGGCTCTGTTTCGGACTCTCGGCTGTGGGGATGGGTCTCGTCGGGGTCTTCTTCCTCGATCACACCGCCGTCTACCTCGATACCGACCTCCACGCCCCCGCCGCGCTGTTGCTCTTCGGGATGGCCCCCGTCACCACCGCGCTCTACGGTGCCGGATCGTATCTCGCGGGCGACCACCGGTGGGGCGGGTTCAGCGTCGTGCTCGGACTCCTCCACGTCCTCACGTGGGCCGTCTGGATCGGCTACGTCACACGGGTCGCGACCGCTCCGACCAGCTGGTTCGCGCTCCAGGAGATGATCGTCGTCGCCCTGTTCGCCCTCTGGACGGTGCTGGCCGCCCGACGCTCGCTCGGAACCTACTCCTCTCCGCGTACGACAGCGTAA
- a CDS encoding universal stress protein has protein sequence MYVLVPVDSSDSSLSALRFGAALANRFEGDLDVVHYARERTDATDELVERAGEICREAGLSVEPELRLTEDVGKSNAGGKVGERIIALAEERGYDHLVMGRNTSGRFERFVVGSASETVVTESDLPVTLVP, from the coding sequence ATGTACGTCCTCGTTCCGGTCGACAGTTCCGATAGCTCCCTCTCGGCGCTCCGGTTCGGCGCGGCGCTCGCGAACCGCTTCGAGGGCGACCTCGACGTGGTTCACTACGCTCGGGAACGGACCGACGCGACCGACGAGCTCGTAGAGCGTGCCGGGGAGATCTGTCGGGAGGCGGGGCTCTCGGTCGAGCCGGAGCTTCGGCTCACCGAGGACGTGGGCAAGTCCAACGCCGGGGGCAAGGTCGGAGAGCGGATCATCGCCCTCGCCGAGGAGCGCGGCTACGACCACCTCGTGATGGGGCGGAACACGAGTGGCCGGTTCGAACGGTTCGTCGTCGGTAGCGCATCGGAGACCGTCGTCACCGAGAGCGACCTGCCCGTGACGCTCGTTCCCTGA
- a CDS encoding DUF2243 domain-containing protein, whose amino-acid sequence MTDGNRRRSLLLWGGIVGFGLGATVDVLVFHLIFQTHHLLSGLIDPYAIDGLRTNVMFDGLFTLGMLTLALVGAAMLWRLANGTREKLPSTYLVGSILVGAGVFNVFDGVVNHYLLGLHNVVHGTEAWNPHWLVVSVLLLGAGILVLRLAE is encoded by the coding sequence ATGACCGACGGGAACCGACGGCGATCGCTGTTGCTGTGGGGCGGCATCGTCGGTTTCGGACTCGGAGCGACCGTCGACGTGCTCGTCTTCCACCTGATCTTCCAGACACACCACCTGCTCTCGGGGCTGATCGACCCCTACGCGATCGACGGTCTCCGGACGAACGTGATGTTCGACGGGCTGTTCACCCTCGGGATGCTCACGCTCGCGCTCGTGGGCGCTGCGATGCTCTGGCGGCTGGCGAACGGCACCCGTGAGAAACTCCCCTCGACGTACCTCGTGGGGTCGATCCTCGTCGGCGCCGGCGTCTTCAACGTCTTCGACGGCGTCGTGAACCACTACCTCCTCGGTCTCCACAACGTCGTCCACGGCACCGAGGCGTGGAACCCACACTGGCTCGTCGTGAGCGTACTGTTGCTCGGTGCGGGCATCCTCGTCCTCCGGCTGGCGGAGTAG
- a CDS encoding universal stress protein, producing MYDSVLVATDGSTDAERAVRQAVEIARRFEAELHALSVADERLARSAATEETYRQIANRAVRVAEREAAEAGVGVTTAVRTGAPAAEILDYASENGIDLLVVGNRGRSGLDRFFVGSVAERVVRRAESSVLVVRS from the coding sequence ATGTACGACAGCGTGCTCGTCGCGACCGACGGGAGCACCGACGCCGAACGAGCGGTCAGGCAGGCGGTCGAGATCGCCCGACGGTTCGAGGCGGAGCTCCACGCCCTCTCGGTCGCGGACGAACGTCTCGCCAGGTCGGCGGCCACCGAGGAGACCTACCGACAGATCGCGAACCGCGCCGTCCGCGTCGCCGAGCGCGAGGCGGCAGAGGCGGGCGTCGGAGTGACCACCGCCGTCAGGACGGGAGCGCCGGCGGCCGAGATCCTCGACTACGCGAGCGAGAACGGGATCGATCTGCTCGTCGTCGGGAACAGGGGCCGAAGCGGCCTGGATCGGTTCTTCGTGGGAAGCGTCGCCGAACGCGTGGTGAGGAGGGCCGAGAGCTCCGTGCTCGTCGTCCGCTCCTAG
- a CDS encoding YncE family protein — protein MTDPIPDRLPDRLRPRKRDGPRDVSRRRFLRGSAAASATAGAVASAGCSEEPDEPTPTPEPEATGSPADEDDGPASVDDAETGVEEESDDGDDGDDEEHEETTVYVFNTGEMTVSLIDPATDTLVETTHLGATSSFPANQYATTVREIETLWLNVEGGVRGYDPASLDLAVEVATGSDSNWQEVTPDGRHLVVSAREPTHAQYRIDADPGSESFGELTGEIDRDEAGPCDVSIGPEGEYAYVPDLFADTLTVIDVEAFEVAAQIDVDPVLEGVTASAPYMGTASWDGEYLSIEHLEGDHGTQGIWDVSDPTEPEELVRLTEDDGLGGGTITSEFDAGGQTLYVFTPDTEDVTVIDVEELAVVDRIDLGGSAYAGTWDPTLEKLYVPVQSADEVAVIRDRGLIDRIEVGSAPYGATARHGRPESDVVGRFVATLAGMGVDVGGSGTTYCIGDCRCAVGRCSVEE, from the coding sequence ATGACCGACCCCATCCCCGACCGGCTTCCCGACCGTCTCCGGCCTCGAAAGCGCGACGGACCGAGGGACGTCTCCCGCCGCCGCTTCCTTCGGGGATCGGCCGCAGCGAGCGCGACCGCCGGCGCCGTGGCGAGCGCCGGCTGTAGCGAGGAGCCCGACGAGCCCACGCCCACGCCGGAGCCGGAGGCGACGGGGTCGCCTGCCGACGAGGACGACGGGCCAGCCAGTGTGGACGACGCCGAGACGGGGGTGGAGGAGGAATCGGACGACGGGGACGACGGGGACGACGAGGAGCACGAGGAGACGACGGTCTACGTCTTCAACACGGGCGAGATGACGGTGAGCCTGATCGACCCGGCGACCGACACCCTGGTCGAGACGACGCATCTCGGAGCGACGTCGTCGTTCCCGGCGAACCAGTACGCGACGACGGTACGGGAGATCGAGACACTCTGGCTCAACGTCGAGGGCGGCGTCCGGGGCTACGATCCGGCTTCGCTCGACCTCGCCGTCGAGGTCGCGACGGGGTCGGACTCGAACTGGCAGGAGGTGACCCCCGACGGGCGACACCTCGTCGTGAGCGCACGCGAGCCGACGCACGCGCAGTACCGCATCGACGCGGATCCGGGCTCGGAGAGTTTCGGTGAGCTGACCGGCGAGATCGACCGCGACGAAGCGGGTCCCTGCGACGTCTCGATCGGACCCGAGGGGGAGTACGCCTACGTCCCGGACCTCTTCGCGGACACGCTCACCGTGATTGACGTCGAGGCGTTCGAGGTCGCCGCGCAGATCGACGTGGATCCGGTTCTGGAGGGCGTGACGGCGTCCGCGCCGTACATGGGGACCGCCTCGTGGGACGGGGAGTACCTCTCGATCGAGCACCTGGAGGGCGACCACGGCACGCAGGGGATCTGGGACGTCTCCGATCCGACGGAGCCGGAGGAGCTCGTCAGGCTCACCGAGGACGACGGCCTCGGCGGCGGGACGATCACCAGCGAGTTCGACGCGGGTGGGCAGACGCTCTACGTCTTCACCCCCGACACCGAGGACGTGACGGTGATCGACGTGGAGGAGCTCGCGGTCGTCGACCGGATCGACCTCGGTGGCTCCGCGTACGCCGGGACGTGGGACCCGACCCTGGAGAAGCTGTACGTCCCGGTGCAGTCGGCGGACGAGGTAGCGGTGATCCGGGATCGGGGGCTGATCGACCGGATCGAGGTCGGCTCGGCACCCTACGGCGCGACGGCACGACACGGCCGGCCGGAGTCGGACGTCGTCGGCCGGTTCGTCGCCACGCTCGCGGGGATGGGTGTCGACGTCGGTGGATCCGGGACCACCTACTGTATCGGGGACTGTCGGTGTGCCGTCGGTCGGTGTTCAGTCGAGGAGTGA
- a CDS encoding DUF7350 domain-containing protein has protein sequence MRRRELLGVLVGAGGLALPGRLDRLGHEATWRELVVNRPDVVYLPAKYDGMLTYAVGETDEYLLSLSATVPHPFFTVTGTEANQANVYTSDSVHLMVDVRDRETGRVIPSNVSLALSREGETVEERVLWPMLSQRMGFHYGDTFSLPEDGSYSARIGVDPVAASRVGTFAGRFADRQTLDVGIEFSEGEIDDLECVLIDVDRRGRPGALPPMEHDDHGHGDGVEGTEADGEHDHRDDHDEGGHGDRGDGTEHEPSPERLASPSSLPGEVLGVAESGDARVAATVIGGSSTDGPGSYLAVSPRTPHNAYPLPTLALSARVRDGDDVRFDGPLPEAVGPELGVHYGAEMPGVGRGNEVRIAVDAPPQLARHEGYETAFLDMDPVRFDH, from the coding sequence ATGCGACGCCGGGAACTGCTGGGAGTGCTCGTCGGAGCCGGCGGTCTCGCCCTCCCGGGCCGTCTCGATCGCCTCGGTCACGAGGCGACCTGGCGCGAACTCGTCGTGAACCGCCCGGACGTGGTCTACCTCCCCGCGAAGTACGACGGTATGCTCACCTACGCGGTGGGGGAGACCGACGAGTACCTCCTCTCGCTCTCGGCGACCGTTCCCCACCCCTTCTTCACCGTCACCGGTACCGAGGCGAACCAGGCGAACGTCTACACGAGCGACTCCGTACACCTGATGGTGGACGTGCGGGACCGGGAGACGGGACGGGTGATCCCGTCGAACGTCTCGCTCGCGCTCTCCCGGGAGGGGGAGACGGTCGAGGAACGGGTGCTCTGGCCGATGCTCTCCCAGCGGATGGGATTTCACTACGGCGATACGTTCTCGCTCCCGGAGGACGGGAGCTACTCGGCGCGGATCGGCGTCGATCCGGTCGCGGCCAGTCGCGTCGGGACGTTTGCTGGTCGGTTCGCGGACCGGCAGACACTCGACGTGGGGATCGAGTTCTCGGAGGGGGAGATCGACGACCTGGAGTGCGTGCTGATCGACGTCGACCGGCGAGGACGACCCGGCGCGCTACCACCGATGGAGCACGACGATCACGGTCACGGTGACGGGGTAGAGGGGACCGAGGCCGACGGAGAGCACGACCATCGCGACGATCACGACGAGGGCGGGCACGGCGATCGCGGGGATGGGACGGAGCACGAACCGTCGCCCGAGCGTCTCGCCTCTCCCTCCTCGCTGCCGGGCGAGGTGCTGGGTGTCGCCGAGAGCGGCGACGCACGCGTCGCGGCGACGGTGATCGGGGGGTCGTCGACGGACGGGCCGGGGAGCTACCTCGCGGTCTCGCCGCGGACGCCACACAACGCCTATCCGCTGCCGACGCTGGCGCTCTCGGCGCGGGTACGCGACGGCGACGATGTCCGGTTCGACGGCCCGCTCCCGGAGGCGGTCGGCCCCGAGTTGGGGGTCCACTACGGCGCCGAGATGCCCGGGGTCGGTCGGGGAAACGAGGTACGGATCGCGGTCGACGCACCGCCGCAGCTCGCGCGGCACGAGGGCTACGAGACGGCGTTCCTCGACATGGATCCGGTACGATTCGATCACTGA
- a CDS encoding DUF5793 family protein: MRREQFTLDVRGIDWVEHDGDPETPTVTIEFDGPGELLDERLVGPDGDLLNARGTDVAFRLRSEESGVVSVTDRLTGDFVFELNADAEDVFRFVRAARAYGEESGVDDGKFRVHLLVDGEELVTYEKSTFLVYDSEGTLLRERSLIPSGVEL; encoded by the coding sequence ATGAGACGTGAGCAGTTCACCCTCGACGTTCGCGGGATCGACTGGGTCGAACACGACGGTGATCCCGAAACGCCGACGGTAACGATCGAGTTCGACGGGCCGGGCGAGCTCCTCGACGAGCGGCTGGTCGGTCCCGACGGCGACCTCCTGAACGCCCGCGGGACCGACGTCGCGTTTCGACTTCGATCGGAGGAAAGCGGCGTCGTGAGCGTCACGGACCGGCTCACGGGCGACTTCGTCTTCGAGCTGAACGCGGATGCGGAGGACGTCTTCCGGTTCGTCCGCGCCGCCCGTGCCTACGGCGAGGAGTCGGGCGTCGACGACGGGAAGTTCCGCGTCCACCTCCTCGTCGACGGGGAGGAGCTGGTCACCTACGAGAAGTCCACCTTCCTCGTCTACGACAGCGAGGGGACCCTGCTGAGAGAGCGGAGCCTGATCCCGAGCGGCGTCGAGCTCTGA